The following coding sequences lie in one Fibrobacter sp. UWB4 genomic window:
- a CDS encoding MBL fold metallo-hydrolase yields the protein MPRIIKLTDRIQYLQMSNDPLSADVIAVRGDRAWWIFDVGACDEAAQFINALPRIPVEEAAIPVDENGANLAACNNAARLAKNVVISHFHRDHLLNVQRMCGGEISLDIDALYVGAYTSKTFGEIEGVAKNVVMESLSFDDGVQIQILPMPNSHAKGSLALIVDDFVFLGDATYPMVGHGAPDVYNVQILGEQIKLLKSLTPSRFCLSHKRGLVRDKTSVIQFLESVYARRQKNENYIVA from the coding sequence GTGCCAAGAATCATTAAGCTCACCGATAGAATCCAGTATTTACAGATGTCGAATGACCCGCTGAGTGCGGATGTCATCGCTGTGCGCGGCGATCGCGCGTGGTGGATTTTTGACGTAGGCGCGTGTGATGAGGCGGCGCAGTTTATCAACGCGCTGCCGCGCATTCCTGTAGAAGAAGCGGCGATTCCCGTTGATGAGAATGGGGCGAATCTTGCGGCATGTAACAATGCCGCGCGTCTTGCGAAAAATGTCGTCATTTCGCATTTCCATCGTGACCACTTGCTGAATGTACAGCGCATGTGCGGTGGCGAGATTTCGCTAGACATTGATGCGCTTTATGTGGGCGCCTACACTTCAAAAACATTCGGTGAAATTGAAGGCGTTGCAAAGAACGTCGTGATGGAATCGCTTTCGTTTGACGATGGTGTGCAGATCCAAATTTTACCGATGCCCAATAGCCATGCCAAGGGTTCGCTTGCGCTCATCGTGGATGATTTCGTTTTCTTGGGCGATGCGACTTACCCGATGGTGGGGCATGGCGCACCTGACGTTTATAACGTGCAGATTCTTGGCGAACAGATTAAGCTCTTGAAGTCTCTCACGCCGTCTCGTTTTTGCTTGAGTCATAAGCGTGGACTCGTACGCGATAAGACTTCCGTGATTCAGTTCCTCGAATCAGTTTACGCTCGCCGCCAGAAAAACGAAAATTACATCGTGGCATAG
- a CDS encoding ThiF family adenylyltransferase produces the protein MGIEKGIFNRTSLLLGNDVMDCIYQKRVIIFGLGGVGSWCAESLVRSGIKELVLVDSDRVCVTNVNRQLMATTKTVGQVKVEVLKNRLLEINPHANIIALQDIYEEANTEKFQLDTFDYIIDAIDSLENKMQLLWHATRTKAIVFSSMGAALKMDPTRIKVAEFWKVAGCPLARALRDKFKRKKKKLAKKVLCVYSDELLKNRGQNSSCGTAACMCPKVRQERSEAELKNAELVDHEWCSSKAQINGTMAHATAIFGFMIAGLVMNDIYQKALTQAE, from the coding sequence ATGGGAATTGAAAAAGGGATTTTCAACCGTACATCGCTCCTTCTCGGGAACGATGTTATGGACTGTATCTATCAAAAACGCGTCATCATTTTTGGACTCGGCGGAGTCGGCAGCTGGTGTGCCGAGAGCTTGGTCCGCTCCGGCATCAAGGAACTCGTCCTTGTTGATTCTGACCGCGTATGCGTTACCAACGTGAACCGACAGTTGATGGCCACTACAAAAACCGTGGGCCAAGTCAAGGTCGAAGTTCTCAAGAATCGCTTGTTAGAAATCAACCCGCATGCAAACATCATTGCGTTGCAAGACATCTACGAAGAAGCGAACACCGAGAAATTCCAGCTGGACACTTTTGACTACATCATTGACGCTATCGACAGTCTCGAAAACAAGATGCAGTTGCTTTGGCACGCCACACGCACCAAGGCCATCGTTTTCTCTTCGATGGGCGCCGCCCTCAAGATGGACCCGACGCGAATCAAGGTTGCCGAATTCTGGAAAGTTGCCGGATGCCCGCTCGCCCGAGCACTGCGCGACAAGTTCAAACGCAAAAAGAAAAAGCTCGCCAAAAAAGTGTTGTGTGTCTACAGCGACGAACTCTTAAAAAACCGCGGTCAAAATTCTTCTTGCGGAACCGCCGCTTGCATGTGTCCTAAAGTCCGTCAGGAACGTAGCGAAGCGGAACTCAAGAACGCCGAACTCGTCGATCACGAATGGTGCAGCAGCAAAGCCCAAATCAATGGCACCATGGCTCACGCCACCGCCATTTTCGGGTTTATGATTGCGGGCCTCGTGATGAACGACATTTATCAGAAAGCATTAACGCAAGCTGAGTGA
- the pflA gene encoding pyruvate formate-lyase-activating protein has protein sequence MTLGRINKLETFGSVDGPGIRFVVFLQGCPMRCKFCHNPETWDFGTKSVNGTENGSFEMSAEDLLKKAVRYKPYWGTDGGITVSGGEPLAQIDFMIEFFEAAKAAGVHTCIDTSGVTFRSTGEQFAKFERLMKSTDLLLVDIKHIDADAHKELTGHSNENIIEFFRYLDRIQKPIWIRHVLVPGISDNDEALTRTRDFIRTLSNVKRVEVLPYHAFALSKYQELGIDYALKDTQTPSAERVKNANEILETAKYTGWESSRP, from the coding sequence ATGACTCTCGGAAGAATCAACAAGCTCGAAACGTTCGGATCGGTCGATGGACCGGGAATCCGCTTTGTCGTATTTTTGCAGGGCTGTCCCATGCGCTGCAAGTTCTGCCACAACCCGGAAACATGGGATTTCGGGACGAAAAGTGTAAACGGGACAGAGAACGGATCGTTCGAAATGAGCGCCGAAGACCTGCTGAAAAAAGCCGTACGCTACAAGCCCTACTGGGGAACCGACGGCGGCATCACCGTAAGCGGCGGCGAACCACTCGCACAAATCGACTTCATGATTGAATTCTTCGAAGCGGCAAAAGCGGCGGGAGTCCACACATGCATCGACACGAGCGGAGTCACGTTCAGGAGCACAGGCGAACAGTTTGCAAAGTTCGAACGGCTGATGAAATCCACCGACCTCTTGCTCGTGGACATCAAGCACATCGACGCCGACGCGCACAAGGAACTCACGGGCCACAGTAACGAAAACATCATCGAGTTTTTCCGCTACCTTGACCGCATCCAAAAGCCCATCTGGATCCGCCACGTGCTCGTGCCAGGCATCAGCGACAATGACGAAGCCCTCACGCGTACCCGCGACTTCATCCGTACGCTGAGTAACGTCAAACGCGTCGAAGTCCTCCCCTACCACGCATTTGCCCTTAGCAAGTACCAAGAACTCGGCATCGACTACGCCCTTAAAGACACGCAAACACCTTCCGCAGAACGCGTCAAGAACGCCAACGAAATTCTCGAAACCGCGAAATACACAGGCTGGGAAAGCAGTAGACCGTAG
- a CDS encoding aminotransferase class V-fold PLP-dependent enzyme yields MNAEVLRNEFPMLVAGDKESKPLAFLDSTATTQKPASVIDAMDDFYREHYSSVKRGVYRLSARTTEAFEKTRKDVAKFINAKSEDEIVFTRGTTESINLVAWSYGRKFFEAGDEILISGLEHHANIVSWQLVAEMKGAKIKVIPVRDDGDLDLTKLPELLTPRTKMVAVAHVSNSVGTVNPIAEIIATVRKLAPQAKILIDAAQSSSHIKIDVQKLDCDFLAFSGHKMYGPTGIGVLYGKYDVLDSMPPWHGGGEMIKNVTFEKTTYADVPARFEAGTPAIAEVIGLGKAIEWLNNVGLDNIRKHEEQITQYALKQLAEIPQVKVLGNPKERGALISITLDGIAVGDAAMILDEENVAVRSGHHCAQPVMDRFGLDATLRLSFGVYTLERDIDRFVAGIKRVLRLFG; encoded by the coding sequence ATGAACGCAGAAGTCTTACGCAATGAATTCCCGATGTTGGTCGCAGGCGACAAAGAATCAAAGCCACTCGCCTTTTTGGACAGCACCGCCACGACCCAGAAGCCCGCAAGCGTCATCGACGCGATGGACGATTTTTACCGCGAGCACTATAGCTCCGTAAAGCGCGGGGTTTACCGCCTCAGCGCACGCACGACCGAAGCCTTTGAAAAGACCCGCAAAGACGTTGCGAAATTCATCAACGCAAAATCCGAAGACGAAATCGTCTTTACGCGCGGCACCACCGAAAGCATCAATCTCGTTGCTTGGAGCTACGGACGCAAGTTCTTTGAAGCGGGCGATGAAATTTTAATCAGCGGTTTGGAACACCACGCGAACATTGTGAGCTGGCAGCTCGTCGCCGAAATGAAGGGCGCAAAAATCAAGGTCATTCCCGTCCGCGATGACGGCGATTTAGATTTAACCAAGCTCCCGGAACTTTTGACACCGCGCACCAAGATGGTCGCCGTCGCCCACGTGAGCAACTCCGTCGGCACCGTGAACCCGATTGCAGAAATCATTGCGACCGTCCGTAAGCTCGCCCCGCAAGCAAAAATTTTGATTGACGCCGCCCAGAGTTCTAGCCACATCAAAATTGACGTGCAGAAGCTCGACTGCGATTTCCTCGCTTTCAGCGGCCACAAGATGTACGGCCCGACTGGCATCGGCGTTCTTTACGGCAAGTACGACGTGCTCGACAGCATGCCGCCATGGCATGGCGGTGGCGAAATGATCAAGAACGTCACGTTCGAAAAGACAACTTACGCAGATGTCCCGGCTCGCTTTGAAGCAGGTACGCCCGCCATTGCCGAAGTCATCGGACTTGGGAAAGCCATCGAATGGCTGAATAACGTCGGCCTCGACAACATCCGCAAGCACGAAGAACAAATTACGCAGTACGCTCTGAAACAGCTCGCAGAAATCCCGCAAGTGAAAGTCCTCGGCAACCCGAAGGAACGCGGAGCGCTTATCAGCATTACGTTGGACGGAATCGCCGTCGGTGATGCGGCCATGATTCTTGACGAAGAAAACGTCGCCGTGCGCAGCGGACACCATTGCGCGCAACCGGTGATGGACCGCTTTGGGCTGGACGCCACGCTCCGTTTGAGCTTCGGCGTGTACACGCTTGAACGCGACATCGACCGTTTTGTTGCTGGCATCAAACGCGTTTTGCGTTTGTTCGGGTAA
- the epmA gene encoding EF-P lysine aminoacylase EpmA, which yields MENLNSGAFAPTCTRETWVKRQALMARVRDFFVRRNALEVETPVLSAYGGTDPQLDYFEIEDPKRFMMTSPEFHMKRLLAAKFGDIFQITKSFRKDEFGGHHNNEFSMVEWYRVGMIQDKLMDEVEDLVSEIIGTKLNARRTRWIDAFKNYAGVNPFCEKLTDFADACSAREIPVPEKSETLTREDWWDYLMVFLVEPALASNGPEFILDYPPSQAALAQTYVDDDGYTWARRFELFVNQVELCNGYTELTDPVEQRRRFYADLEIRKGMNKPLPPIDERFLAALESGMPACSGVALGLDRLFMLALGKEEIADVILFPSPIA from the coding sequence ATGGAAAATTTGAACTCGGGCGCGTTTGCGCCCACTTGCACACGTGAAACTTGGGTCAAGCGCCAGGCGCTGATGGCCCGCGTCCGTGATTTCTTTGTTCGTCGTAATGCGCTCGAAGTCGAGACGCCTGTGCTTTCTGCATACGGCGGAACGGACCCGCAGCTCGATTACTTTGAGATCGAAGATCCGAAGCGGTTCATGATGACGAGCCCGGAATTTCACATGAAGCGCTTGCTTGCTGCAAAGTTCGGTGACATTTTCCAGATTACAAAGTCGTTCCGCAAGGATGAATTTGGCGGTCACCACAATAACGAGTTCTCGATGGTGGAATGGTACCGTGTGGGTATGATTCAAGACAAACTCATGGATGAAGTCGAAGACCTCGTGAGTGAAATCATTGGGACTAAACTAAACGCCCGCCGCACCCGCTGGATTGATGCTTTCAAGAACTACGCTGGCGTGAATCCGTTTTGCGAAAAGCTCACGGACTTTGCGGATGCTTGTAGCGCCCGCGAGATTCCTGTGCCCGAAAAGAGTGAGACGCTCACGCGCGAAGACTGGTGGGACTACCTCATGGTCTTCCTCGTGGAACCTGCACTCGCTAGTAACGGTCCCGAGTTCATCTTGGATTACCCGCCGTCGCAGGCGGCTCTGGCGCAGACGTACGTGGATGATGATGGTTACACGTGGGCCCGCCGCTTTGAGCTTTTTGTGAATCAAGTGGAACTTTGCAATGGTTACACGGAGCTTACGGATCCTGTGGAACAGCGTCGCCGTTTTTATGCTGATTTGGAAATCCGCAAGGGGATGAATAAGCCCTTACCGCCTATCGACGAACGGTTCCTTGCTGCTCTTGAATCGGGAATGCCAGCTTGCTCTGGTGTGGCGCTTGGGCTCGACCGCCTGTTCATGCTCGCTCTCGGTAAAGAAGAAATCGCCGACGTAATCCTCTTCCCAAGTCCTATTGCTTAA
- a CDS encoding type II secretion system F family protein, translated as MAEFLYKAQNSQGNSFEGTLEAKDKAEAEALLLRRRLVITSLKKKPTEIKIKIGSGIKTEDITRFTRMFSSMCSAGLPMLQCLNILEAQCENPELKNVVHKLTQSINGGSSLADALAQHPKVFDSLYCNMVAAGEAGGILEGILARLAETLENNQRLKRKVKKALTYPVMVIIVGIVVVIALMTFVVPTFAEQFAALDAELPAPTQVVMDISDFVRNNGAFLFIALIIVIFAYKMIMRIPQAQFAMDKFTLKVPKLGDLQIKSATAGFARTLGTLLNAGVSVMDALKVVASTAGNKVVEKAIYKISIGIAGGKSIAEPMEEVGIFPPMVIQMTGVGEKTGNLGGMLLKLADFYDEEVDAAVDAVVSMIEPLIIVFLGGAVGGLLIAMYMPMFSMGDAIKG; from the coding sequence ATGGCAGAATTTTTGTACAAGGCTCAAAACTCTCAGGGCAACAGCTTTGAAGGTACGCTTGAAGCAAAGGACAAGGCCGAAGCCGAAGCACTCCTGCTCCGTCGTCGCTTGGTCATTACAAGCCTCAAAAAGAAGCCGACCGAAATCAAGATCAAGATTGGTTCTGGCATCAAGACCGAAGACATCACCCGTTTTACGCGTATGTTCTCGTCTATGTGCTCGGCAGGTCTTCCGATGTTGCAGTGTTTGAACATTCTCGAAGCCCAGTGCGAAAACCCGGAACTCAAGAACGTTGTGCATAAACTCACTCAGTCGATTAACGGTGGTTCTTCTCTCGCTGATGCTCTAGCGCAGCATCCGAAAGTTTTTGATTCCCTGTATTGCAACATGGTGGCTGCCGGTGAAGCGGGCGGTATTCTTGAAGGCATCTTGGCTCGTCTGGCAGAAACGCTCGAAAACAACCAGCGCCTCAAACGCAAGGTGAAAAAAGCTTTGACGTACCCGGTGATGGTTATCATTGTGGGTATTGTCGTCGTGATTGCCCTTATGACGTTCGTGGTGCCGACATTTGCTGAACAGTTCGCCGCCCTTGATGCAGAACTCCCGGCTCCGACGCAAGTCGTGATGGATATTTCTGATTTTGTACGAAATAATGGTGCGTTTTTGTTTATCGCACTTATTATTGTCATATTTGCCTATAAGATGATAATGCGAATACCGCAAGCGCAATTTGCAATGGACAAGTTTACGCTAAAGGTCCCAAAACTAGGTGATTTGCAGATTAAGTCCGCAACAGCTGGCTTTGCGCGTACGCTCGGAACGCTTTTGAATGCTGGTGTTTCTGTGATGGATGCCTTGAAGGTGGTTGCTTCAACGGCTGGTAACAAGGTTGTTGAAAAGGCTATTTATAAAATATCGATTGGCATTGCAGGCGGTAAGTCGATTGCCGAGCCGATGGAAGAAGTGGGCATTTTCCCGCCCATGGTGATCCAGATGACTGGAGTCGGTGAAAAAACTGGTAACCTAGGCGGTATGCTTTTGAAACTCGCTGACTTCTACGATGAAGAAGTGGATGCCGCAGTCGATGCCGTCGTGAGTATGATTGAACCGCTCATTATCGTGTTCTTGGGCGGCGCCGTCGGTGGCCTTTTGATTGCTATGTATATGCCGATGTTTAGCATGGGCGACGCCATCAAGGGTTAA
- a CDS encoding type IV pilus twitching motility protein PilT, whose translation MAYNIQDLLAEMVKRGASDLHITAGAPPLIRLSGKLTPIGENKLKPDETMRMTYSLMNEAQKKTFEQQKECDFSFGIANLARFRANAYLQRGCVALALRIIPLDIKTFKDLGLPKIMAEFTTRPSGLVLVTGATGSGKSTTLAAMIDKINKERHDHILTVEDPIEFLHKHQGCMINQREVGSDTHSFAQALKMALRQDPDVVLIGEMRDLETIRSALTIAETGHLTFATLHTNSCVQTINRVVDAFPKGEQQTVRTQLSFVLQGVICQTLLPKIGGGRVMAYEVMNVTPGIRALIRDDKVHQIESMIEIGQKFGMNTMNMCLCDLVKNHKVDRFDALARSSSPDQLEQLFVKEGV comes from the coding sequence ATGGCATATAACATTCAAGATCTTTTAGCAGAAATGGTCAAACGTGGGGCCTCCGACTTGCACATTACGGCCGGTGCACCCCCTCTTATTCGTCTTTCCGGCAAGCTAACCCCCATCGGGGAGAATAAGCTCAAGCCCGACGAAACCATGCGTATGACTTACAGCTTGATGAATGAAGCCCAGAAAAAGACTTTTGAACAGCAAAAGGAATGCGACTTTTCATTCGGTATTGCAAATCTTGCGCGTTTCCGTGCGAACGCCTACTTGCAGCGTGGCTGCGTGGCGCTTGCCCTCCGTATTATTCCGCTTGATATCAAGACGTTTAAGGATCTCGGCCTCCCGAAGATCATGGCCGAATTTACGACCCGCCCTTCTGGCCTCGTGCTTGTGACGGGCGCTACCGGTTCTGGTAAGTCCACGACTCTCGCTGCCATGATCGACAAGATCAACAAGGAACGTCACGACCACATCTTGACGGTCGAAGACCCGATCGAATTCTTGCACAAGCATCAGGGATGCATGATCAACCAGCGCGAAGTCGGTAGCGATACGCACAGCTTTGCCCAGGCGTTGAAGATGGCCCTCCGTCAGGACCCGGACGTGGTGCTCATCGGCGAAATGCGTGACTTGGAAACGATCCGCTCGGCACTTACGATTGCAGAAACGGGTCACTTGACTTTTGCAACGCTTCATACAAACTCTTGCGTCCAGACGATTAACCGTGTGGTTGACGCCTTCCCGAAGGGTGAACAGCAGACCGTGCGTACACAGCTCTCGTTTGTGCTCCAAGGCGTCATCTGCCAGACCCTTTTGCCAAAGATTGGCGGTGGTCGCGTGATGGCGTACGAAGTCATGAACGTGACGCCGGGTATCCGCGCTTTGATTCGCGATGACAAGGTGCACCAGATTGAATCCATGATTGAAATTGGTCAGAAGTTCGGCATGAATACGATGAACATGTGCTTGTGCGACCTCGTCAAGAACCATAAGGTTGACCGTTTTGATGCGCTTGCTCGTTCGTCGAGTCCGGATCAGTTGGAACAGTTGTTTGTAAAGGAAGGGGTGTAA
- a CDS encoding FISUMP domain-containing protein produces the protein MKKFFVASLICSAILAQGGFAQEALRNAVDSNNWKKVKKIVNSGELEEIYCGKMSAKNAANIYGKHFKQMPDEAFAACPSQFAYGFGPKVCSMANAANACSGVIKYLLADGEKGSAKALKTLDEVAKAATKTKAFGKQSLVSVDTTVWKPCPKKGAARTKCIAQCKVDANSLMAIDHDVNCKTKPEQMVDKTIKVYKPSPVFASLREGLFEGFWKAPMSVAGTYAALAGKYAKVLSIPDTAVTGLHYVKTWAAKHKGASLPGGQLFRFCTAWKGKVDPILSEAGFSTRCPVFKNFVDKRDKQVYKVKEIGGVDWFVENLNYNDPDGSICYDRDDANCKTFGRLYTQEAAKKACPAGYHLATDADWKKLEEYAGGARSAALKLKSNGSDDYAFTAMFGGYANKTGVCTTMGEGAYFWTADSEEDSRGKARTMFSSDKDVGSISVDPSFYLAVRCVAGANE, from the coding sequence ATGAAAAAGTTTTTTGTGGCAAGTTTGATTTGTTCTGCAATTTTGGCGCAGGGTGGTTTTGCCCAGGAAGCGCTCCGCAATGCCGTTGATTCCAATAATTGGAAAAAGGTTAAAAAGATTGTCAATTCCGGCGAACTTGAAGAAATCTATTGCGGCAAGATGTCTGCAAAGAATGCGGCGAACATTTATGGCAAGCATTTTAAGCAGATGCCGGATGAAGCGTTTGCCGCCTGCCCGTCCCAGTTTGCGTATGGTTTTGGCCCGAAGGTGTGCTCGATGGCAAACGCCGCGAATGCCTGTTCGGGTGTCATCAAGTATTTGCTCGCTGATGGTGAAAAGGGAAGTGCAAAGGCTCTCAAGACGCTTGACGAGGTGGCTAAGGCGGCAACGAAGACAAAGGCTTTTGGAAAGCAGTCTCTCGTGAGTGTCGATACGACGGTCTGGAAACCGTGTCCCAAGAAAGGTGCTGCACGAACAAAGTGCATTGCCCAGTGCAAGGTGGATGCAAATTCCCTGATGGCGATTGACCACGATGTGAACTGCAAGACGAAACCTGAACAGATGGTGGACAAGACGATTAAGGTCTACAAGCCGTCCCCGGTTTTTGCAAGCTTGCGCGAAGGTCTTTTCGAAGGTTTCTGGAAGGCTCCGATGTCTGTTGCCGGGACGTATGCTGCACTCGCAGGCAAGTATGCCAAGGTGCTCTCGATTCCCGATACCGCAGTGACGGGTCTCCATTACGTGAAGACTTGGGCTGCCAAGCATAAGGGCGCTTCGCTCCCGGGCGGTCAGCTGTTCCGCTTCTGCACGGCCTGGAAGGGCAAGGTCGATCCAATTCTTTCTGAAGCTGGCTTCAGTACGCGCTGCCCGGTTTTCAAGAATTTTGTGGACAAGCGTGACAAACAAGTTTACAAGGTCAAGGAAATCGGTGGCGTGGACTGGTTCGTCGAGAACTTGAACTACAACGATCCTGATGGCTCGATTTGCTACGACCGCGACGATGCAAACTGCAAGACGTTCGGCCGTCTCTACACGCAAGAAGCCGCCAAGAAAGCTTGCCCGGCGGGCTACCATCTCGCCACAGATGCGGACTGGAAAAAGCTTGAAGAATACGCCGGTGGCGCACGCTCTGCGGCACTCAAGCTCAAGAGCAACGGCAGCGACGATTATGCCTTCACGGCCATGTTCGGTGGCTACGCTAACAAGACCGGCGTCTGCACGACGATGGGCGAGGGTGCTTACTTCTGGACTGCCGATTCCGAAGAGGATTCTCGTGGCAAGGCCCGCACAATGTTCAGCTCCGATAAGGATGTCGGCTCCATCTCCGTGGACCCGAGTTTCTATCTTGCGGTCCGTTGTGTAGCCGGAGCTAACGAGTGA
- a CDS encoding TlpA disulfide reductase family protein: MRSSTYKILAWVGAVIFLGFAFYAIEAKSRYKLNFPETVVNFTADDVMGGKSDYLSEKGTATLIVLTASWCPSCRAELPILKKFHEDFGPKGLRILMIDEDDSKKVARKYKKSMEIPWTMLHWNYDALKALGNPGVIPVSFVVDKDDKIQHVDVGTLNELKVRHELKRLLGL, translated from the coding sequence ATGCGTTCATCCACTTATAAAATACTCGCATGGGTAGGGGCAGTCATTTTCCTCGGCTTCGCGTTTTATGCGATCGAGGCGAAGTCCCGCTACAAACTGAACTTCCCGGAGACTGTCGTGAACTTCACGGCAGACGATGTGATGGGAGGCAAATCGGACTACCTGAGCGAAAAGGGAACCGCAACGCTCATTGTGCTGACCGCATCGTGGTGCCCATCATGCCGGGCGGAACTGCCGATTCTTAAGAAATTCCACGAAGATTTTGGCCCGAAGGGCCTCAGGATCCTGATGATCGACGAAGACGATTCCAAGAAGGTCGCCCGCAAGTACAAGAAGAGCATGGAAATTCCGTGGACGATGCTCCACTGGAACTACGACGCGCTCAAGGCGCTAGGGAACCCAGGCGTGATTCCCGTGAGTTTCGTGGTCGATAAGGACGACAAGATCCAGCATGTCGATGTCGGGACACTCAACGAACTCAAAGTCCGGCACGAGCTAAAGAGACTGCTGGGATTGTAA
- a CDS encoding AAA family ATPase, translating into MSIGGITFKTINGKRYAYYQWTENGKQHSRRVKDDEFAELAAKIATEKAKKNSSKNIQQLMVAENIAPYSAKPELKTDIKIGAQLTRFFEPVMKWEKRESFSTLHNYIYGENNDRVLILYGLRRTGKTTLIRQLIGEMPADMQQKTAFIQLSSRHSLADVNHDLKQLELLGFRYVFIDEVTLLNDFIEGAALFSDIFAAGGMKVVLSGTDSLGFVFSEDEQLYDRCILLHTTFIPYREFENVLGIAGIDKFIEFGGTMSMGGSNYNTDKFTFATQKSANDYVDSAIARNIQHSLKCYQHEGHFRALQDLYNAGELTSAINRIVEDVNHRFTIDVLTKKFKSNDLRISASNLRRDRNKPTDILDRIDINAFTKQLKHLLLIKDNAEQSVEISEPHRIEIKEYLDLLDLTCDIDIVNMSNLNEHRTRTVLSQPGLRYAQASALIKSLLLDETFKQVPITERMAIEKRILDEIRGRMMEEIVLLETKIANPTKQVFQLQFAVGEFDMVVFDPQSACSEIYEIKHSDKIAKEQCRHLLDPKKCAETEFRYGKILSKNVIYRGAKDRFGDINYLNVEEYLKGL; encoded by the coding sequence ATGAGCATCGGCGGAATTACATTCAAGACCATCAACGGCAAGCGTTACGCTTACTATCAATGGACCGAAAACGGCAAGCAGCACAGTCGCCGAGTCAAGGATGATGAATTTGCGGAACTCGCTGCAAAAATTGCGACAGAAAAAGCGAAAAAGAATTCATCGAAAAACATTCAGCAACTGATGGTTGCTGAAAACATCGCTCCATATTCTGCAAAACCCGAACTCAAAACCGACATAAAAATTGGAGCACAACTCACCCGTTTTTTCGAACCCGTCATGAAATGGGAAAAACGCGAAAGCTTTAGCACGCTCCACAATTACATTTACGGAGAAAACAACGACCGAGTTCTCATCCTATACGGGCTACGTCGCACAGGCAAAACGACGCTCATCCGCCAACTTATTGGCGAAATGCCTGCCGACATGCAACAGAAAACGGCGTTTATTCAGCTGAGCTCTAGACATTCGCTCGCTGACGTCAACCACGACCTGAAACAATTAGAATTGCTTGGTTTTCGTTACGTATTCATTGACGAAGTGACCTTGCTAAACGATTTCATCGAAGGTGCCGCATTATTCTCCGATATTTTCGCCGCCGGCGGCATGAAAGTGGTTTTATCCGGGACTGATTCTTTGGGATTTGTTTTTTCTGAAGACGAGCAACTTTACGACCGTTGCATTTTATTGCACACAACATTCATCCCCTATCGTGAATTTGAAAACGTTCTTGGAATTGCAGGCATTGATAAATTTATCGAATTCGGCGGAACGATGAGCATGGGCGGGAGCAACTACAACACAGACAAGTTTACTTTCGCCACACAAAAAAGCGCAAACGATTACGTGGATTCCGCCATTGCACGCAACATTCAACATTCCCTCAAATGCTACCAGCACGAAGGGCACTTCCGTGCATTGCAAGATCTATACAATGCAGGCGAATTGACAAGCGCCATCAACCGCATCGTAGAAGACGTCAACCACAGATTCACCATAGACGTACTGACTAAAAAATTTAAGTCAAACGATTTAAGAATATCGGCATCGAATCTGCGTCGCGACAGAAACAAGCCCACCGACATTCTCGACCGCATCGACATTAACGCTTTTACCAAGCAACTAAAACATCTCTTGCTTATCAAGGACAATGCAGAACAATCTGTAGAAATTAGCGAGCCACACCGCATAGAAATCAAGGAATACCTTGACTTACTAGATTTAACTTGCGACATCGATATTGTCAATATGTCCAACCTGAATGAGCACCGCACACGTACAGTTCTTTCGCAACCAGGACTCCGTTACGCCCAAGCATCAGCACTCATCAAGAGCCTTTTGCTAGACGAGACTTTCAAACAAGTTCCGATTACTGAGCGTATGGCAATCGAGAAACGAATTCTCGACGAAATCCGCGGACGTATGATGGAAGAGATTGTACTCCTGGAGACCAAAATTGCAAACCCCACAAAGCAAGTTTTCCAATTGCAATTCGCCGTTGGCGAGTTCGACATGGTGGTTTTCGACCCGCAAAGCGCCTGTTCCGAAATTTACGAAATCAAGCATAGCGACAAAATCGCCAAAGAGCAATGTCGCCACTTGCTTGACCCCAAGAAATGCGCCGAGACGGAATTTCGCTACGGGAAAATCTTAAGCAAGAACGTCATCTACCGCGGAGCAAAAGACCGCTTTGGGGATATCAATTATTTGAATGTAGAAGAGTATTTGAAGGGGCTATAA